In Desulforhopalus sp., a single window of DNA contains:
- a CDS encoding response regulator, with the protein MSVITIVGAAFSNKSSVIKELAATSQYKVVDQNTVIAGAVASSGMNENKILGAFSAKTSVFNRFTHEKERSVAHLRLALANIMNEDQLLITGPVSFLIPEKISHVLRVCLVAELKFRMGEAVQREGLTEKSALQRIRQQDEDLSAWLKMLGRGEDPWASGLYDVVLPMDKTAVNDAAKLILEKSTSDVVATTAHSQAALADFLLAAKVDVQLAQEGHNVLVDAHKGAITLTINKNVLMLSRLEEDLKSIVKKVQGVTAVSTRIGEGFHQPDIYRRYDFEMPSKVLLVDDERDFVQTLSERLIMRDMGSAVAYDGESALTMIADEEPEVMILDLRMPGIDGIEVLRQVKTTNPDIEVIVLTGHGTEKDKDVCMELGAFAFLQKPVDIQLLSKTLMKANEKVQSKKRG; encoded by the coding sequence ATGTCTGTCATAACAATCGTTGGCGCGGCCTTCAGCAACAAATCGTCGGTTATCAAGGAACTCGCCGCCACCTCCCAATACAAAGTGGTCGACCAGAATACGGTCATTGCCGGGGCCGTGGCCAGCTCGGGCATGAACGAGAACAAAATCCTCGGGGCCTTTTCCGCCAAAACCTCGGTTTTCAACCGCTTCACCCACGAAAAGGAGCGGTCGGTTGCCCATCTGCGCCTGGCGCTCGCCAATATCATGAACGAAGACCAGTTGCTCATCACCGGCCCGGTCAGTTTTCTCATCCCGGAAAAAATCAGCCATGTACTGCGGGTCTGCCTGGTCGCCGAATTGAAGTTTCGAATGGGCGAGGCCGTGCAGCGCGAGGGGCTCACCGAGAAAAGTGCCCTGCAGCGAATCCGCCAGCAGGACGAGGACCTCTCCGCCTGGCTGAAGATGCTCGGCAGGGGGGAAGACCCTTGGGCCTCCGGCCTCTATGATGTCGTCCTGCCGATGGACAAGACCGCGGTAAACGATGCCGCCAAACTGATCCTGGAAAAATCCACCAGCGATGTGGTTGCCACAACCGCCCACTCCCAGGCGGCCCTCGCCGATTTCCTCCTGGCGGCCAAGGTCGATGTCCAACTGGCCCAAGAAGGCCACAATGTCCTGGTCGATGCCCATAAGGGGGCAATTACCCTGACCATCAACAAAAATGTCCTGATGCTTTCCCGGCTGGAGGAAGATCTGAAATCAATCGTCAAAAAAGTCCAGGGGGTTACCGCAGTCAGCACCCGCATCGGCGAGGGCTTTCATCAGCCGGACATCTACCGCCGTTACGACTTCGAGATGCCGTCAAAGGTATTGCTGGTCGATGACGAACGCGACTTCGTCCAGACCCTGTCCGAACGCCTGATCATGCGCGACATGGGTTCGGCGGTGGCCTACGACGGCGAATCGGCCCTGACCATGATTGCCGACGAGGAACCGGAAGTCATGATCCTCGACCTGCGCATGCCGGGCATCGACGGCATCGAGGTACTGCGCCAGGTGAAGACCACCAATCCGGATATCGAGGTCATTGTCCTCACCGGTCACGGCACGGAAAAGGACAAGGATGTCTGTATGGAGCTCGGCGCCTTCGCCTTCCTCCAAAAACCTGTGGATATTCAACTGCTCAGCAAGACCCTGATGAAGGCCAACGAAAAGGTGCAGAGCAAAAAGCGGGGATAA